One Ricinus communis isolate WT05 ecotype wild-type chromosome 2, ASM1957865v1, whole genome shotgun sequence DNA segment encodes these proteins:
- the LOC8260875 gene encoding CST complex subunit CTC1 isoform X5, translating to MEETVNQLTISELIRRGQPLTATATLNSSPSFPIPSSFSKSKTPPPPPDTTINSNPRLSKILSPLTHPAVLVGSLTLPTETLKCTNKNCFQFSDGSSTICCDILDFSVPVIGKRIHVLSWNFIPLKHSPGGFLEIIKCSFPDSTNNIALSRCSSVDSIPIISVPSPSSKEDRLKARYRLHGPIESISPVSIVPCSVGANKSKNLRGFIAQIRVCECKLCISKEPIKPEQQTHVFTKPSFVYFFGSSMSWHPVITKLVRKVVTLSGLKKKLVFIGKEESQLMFVITENSVIHLPRVAKNWSPFLRNVVLGKGECGDYKGAVSVVYMQGMVVELDKEVWLLLTDQLLAVPHSLRVGAIVTLRNVHFVNPKFSWTKMLILGACLKTSITVDSFSPLETGCHMISHSQSQLGKFLESLNFSARMWTLLVIYSFRKKFGSILSERDILGSKHKEGLAHMFASSHVPPAMIRVRHGILTESCQHDAFGCGREQYCANLKLVPPISTFLHHCESMWMKVLVQLERNCRIWPGNSSSSLLSCKGRSHGRTLRRIFQSEDIGVSLLGSLKISPSSGRLQLVDAMGSIDVIVPDLPSGWKSNGIYEVGNYSLIMEGTPDLVDYLGLPRNESFSCRHIFHCTSWTRKINLTLYIYFRLSNAIWKKHPSNPFLGWNYDHKELQGRRFHLIWVTHKYPVLQKFQGELLISDNSTMFAEAIILPWDLFLPGKDGTRLPVKVSGDRPDEPLVNCSIENYQEHPPNKKCKIDQASSETLASDMMNDCNNGCCELRTCSSLSKGSTDGKCGNLNSLLEIPCSITVRHGNIYSSFGSGKLCCTKCKTDTGACFKPSTEKVLLEFNTENFIKYQSLQIGSYYIINHHPEESLCSIRNHNYISGVKIFISSKIHLWSLFFSSDEVIRNNRSSSDASQGDSSSSSRESLRRFQVEPLLRVTDKSPESCSDVFLYLAANAMWFFDIKLNARKGADTDPPTAPEETSNYSISSSSLSYGSLDYTVFPEGNLTSVHGDVVAIHGFDDNSADISLSCNRLGDVLDMRFSQGKTSGSCIHVLVDNQVVTIFGSLSKYALPVGFGPDVNATFHRILKFRGTNKLMLTPVSFIVLNSIRVTNELFTEKCSDIQSSNISSASSLDNVSSGIISELIQHADGKPLQFNCRVAAVHVVVLEKNRKYYDLPSEVEYRPDFVDIPLVGLVLDDGSSTCCCWANAERAATLLRLHEELPERAFESSGCTFKWVGIEKSCWKNTVYHLERILNCCC from the exons ATGGAAGAAACTGTTAACCAACTCACAATCTCAGAGCTAATCCGTCGTGGCCAGCCCCTCACCGCCACTGCTACTCTCAATTCCTCGCCTAGCTTTCCTATCCCTTCTTCattctcaaaatcaaaaacgcCACCACCTCCTCCTGATACCACCATAAACTCAAACCCTAGGCTTAGTAAAATCCTCTCTCCTTTGACTCACCCCGCGGTCCTCGTCGGATCCCTAACTCTACCAACGGAAACCCTAAAATGTACAAACAAAAATTGCTTTCAATTCTCCGATGGTTCGTCCACTATCTGCTGCGATATTCTCGATTTCAGTGTTCCTGTAATCGGGAAAAGAATTCACGTTCTCTCTTGGAACTTCATTCCTCTTAAACACTCTCCTGGCGGGTTTCTAGAGATTATCAAATGTAGTTTTCCAGATTCAACTAATAATATTGCACTCTCCCGCTGTTCAAGTGTAGATTCAATTCCTATAATTTCAGTTCCTTCTCCTAGTTCTAAGGAAGACAGACTGAAGGCTCGATATCGCCTTCATGGACCAATCGAATCAATAAGCCCTGTTTCAATTGTTCCATGCTCAGTTGGTGCTAACAAGTCGAAGAATCTTCGTGGTTTTATTGCACAAATTAGGGTCTGCGAGTGTAAATTATGTATCTCTAAAGAGCCTATCAAACCAGAACAACAAACTCATGTATTTACAAAACCTTcgtttgtatatttttttggttCTTCTATGAGTTGGCATCCTGTGATTACTAAGCTTGTAAGAAAAGTTGTGACACTATCAGGTTTAAAAAAGAAGTTGGTTTTTATAGGCAAAGAGGAGTCTCAATTAATGTTTGTAATTACAGAGAATTCTGTGATCCATTTGCCTAGGGTAGCTAAGAATTGGTCACCATTTCTGAGAAATGTTGTGCTGGGGAAAGGGGAATGTGGTGATTATAAGGGTGCTGTTAGTGTTGTATACATGCAAGGAATGGTCGTTGAGCTGGATAAAGAAGTTTGGCTTTTATTAACCGATCAGCTACTTGCTGTACCACATAGTCTTAGAGTGGGCGCTATT GTCACTTTGAGGAATGTACATTTTGTTAATCCAAAATTCTCTTGGACAAAAATGCTCATACTTGGGGCTTGCTTGAAGACCAGCATTACTGTAGATTCATTCTCTCCACTGGAAACTGG GTGTCATATGATTTCACATTCACAAAGCCAGTTGGGGAAGTTTCTCGAGTCCTTGAATTTTTCTGCAAGAATGTG GACACTTCTTGTCATTTATTCTTTCCGGAAAAAGTTTGGCTCAATTTTATCAGAAAGAGACATTCTGGGATCTAAACAT AAGGAAGGACTGGCTCATATGTTTGCAAGCTCACATGTACCCCCAGCAATGATTCGAGTTCGG CATGGAATACTTACGGAATCATGCCAGCATGATGCATTTGGCTGTGGTCGGGAACAATATTGTGCTAACCTGAAATTG GTGCCACCTATCTCTACCTTTCTCCATCATTGTGAGTCCATGTGGATGAAAGTGCTGGTACAGCTGGAGAGAAACTGTCGCATCTGGCCTGGTAATTCTTCATCTAGTCTTCTCTCATGTAAAGGGAGATCTCATGGTCGAACATTGAGGAGGATATTCCAAAGTGAGGATATAGGTGTTTCTCTGCTTGGAAGTCTAAAG ATTTCTCCATCTTCTGGAAGGTTGCAGTTAGTTGATGCAATGGGCAGCATTGATGTTATAGTACCTGATCTTCCATCTGGTTGGAAGTCCAATGGCATCTATGAG GTTGGTAACTATAGTCTTATTATGGAAGGTACACCTGACCTTGTAGATTATTTGGGATTGCCAAGAAATGAGTCATTCTCCTGCAGGCATATCTTTCATTGCACCTCATGGACAAGAAAGATCAACTTGACACTCTATATCTATTTTCGCTTAAGCAACGCAATCTGGAAAAAACATCCTTCTAATCCCTTTTTGGGCTGGAATTACGATCACAAGGAACTTCAAGGTCGAAGATTTCATCTGATCTGGGTAACTCACAAATATCCTGTTCTACAAAAG TTTCAAGGGGAACTATTGATATCCGACAACTCTACTATGTTTGCTGAGGCCATTATCTTGCCTTGGGATCTCTTCCTTCCTGGGAAAGATGGAACTAGACTTCCAGTTAAGGTTTCAGGGGATCGGCCTGATGAGCCATTGGTAAATTGCTCTATTGAAAATTACCAGGAACATCCCCCCAATAAGAAATGTAAAATTGATCAAGCATCAAGCGAGACACTTGCTTCAGATATGATGAATGATTGCAATAATGGTTGCTGTGAATTGAGAACTTGCTCTAGTCTTTCCAAGGGATCCACTGATGGGAAATGTGGAAACTTGAATTCTTTGCTTGAAATTCCATGCTCGATCACTGTTAGACATGGTAATATTTATAGCTCTTTTGGTTCAGGGAAACTGTGCTGCACAAAGTGCAAGACAGATACTGGTGCTTGCTTTAAACCGAGTACAGAGAAGGTGTTGCTAGAATTCAACACTGAAAATTTTATCAAGTATCAG TCGTTGCAGATTGGCAGTTATTACATCATAAATCACCATCCTGAAGAATCTCTCTGTAGTATTAGGAACCATAATTACATTAGTGGTGTTAAGATTTTTATCTCATCCAAAATACATTTGTGGAgccttttcttctcttctgaTGAGGTAATCAGAAATAATAGATCATCAAGTGATGCTTCTCAGGGTGATTCTTCTTCAAGCAGTAGAGAATCTCTGAGAAGATTTCAAGTTGAACCACTCCTCAGAGTCACTGACAAGTCTCCAGAATCTTGTTCAgatgtttttctttatcttgCTGCAAATGCAATGTGGTTTTTTGACATTAAGCTTAATGCAAGAAAAGGAGCAGATACTGATCCACCTACGGCACCAGAGGAGACCTCTAACTATTCAATATCTTCATCTAGTTTATCTTATGGATCTCTTGATTATACTGTGTTTCCTGAGGGAAATTTAACATCTGTGCATGGAGATGTGGTTGCCATTCATGGCTTTGATGATAATTCTGCTGATATTAGTTTAAGCTGCAACAGACTAGGTGATGTTCTTGACATGAGATTTTCTCAGGGGAAAACAAGCGGCTCTTGTATTCATGTTTTGGTGGATAATCAAGTG GTGACTATTTTTGGTTCACTTAGTAAATATGCACTTCCTGTTGGATTTGGACCTGATGTAAATGCTACGTTCCATCGAATTCTTAAATTCAG GGGGACAAATAAATTGATGTTGACACCTGTATCATTTATTGTTTTGAACTCCATAAGGGTTACAAATGAACTTTTTACTGAAAAATGTTCTGATATCCAATCTAGTAATATATCATCTGCTTCCTCTTTGGACAACGTTTCTTCTGGTATAATTTCTGAATTGATTCAGCATGCAGATGGCAAGCCTCTCCAGTTTAATTGCAGG GTTGCCGCCGTCCATGTTGTGGTTCTGGAGAAGAATAGGAAATATTATGATTTGCCTTCAGAAGTAGAGTACAGGCCAGACTTTGTTGACATTCCACTTGTAGGTCTTGTGTTGG aTGATGGATCATCCACATGTTGTTGCTGGGCCAATGCTGAAAGAGCAGCAACCTTGCTAAGGCTGCATGAAGAACTTCCAGAGAGAGCTTTTGAGAGCAGCGGATGCACATTTAAGTGGGTGGGAATAGAGAAAAGTTGCTGGAAAAACACTGTATATCATCTTGAAAGAATACTAA
- the LOC8260875 gene encoding CST complex subunit CTC1 isoform X1 yields MEETVNQLTISELIRRGQPLTATATLNSSPSFPIPSSFSKSKTPPPPPDTTINSNPRLSKILSPLTHPAVLVGSLTLPTETLKCTNKNCFQFSDGSSTICCDILDFSVPVIGKRIHVLSWNFIPLKHSPGGFLEIIKCSFPDSTNNIALSRCSSVDSIPIISVPSPSSKEDRLKARYRLHGPIESISPVSIVPCSVGANKSKNLRGFIAQIRVCECKLCISKEPIKPEQQTHVFTKPSFVYFFGSSMSWHPVITKLVRKVVTLSGLKKKLVFIGKEESQLMFVITENSVIHLPRVAKNWSPFLRNVVLGKGECGDYKGAVSVVYMQGMVVELDKEVWLLLTDQLLAVPHSLRVGAIVTLRNVHFVNPKFSWTKMLILGACLKTSITVDSFSPLETGCHMISHSQSQLGKFLESLNFSARMWTLLVIYSFRKKFGSILSERDILGSKHKEGLAHMFASSHVPPAMIRVRHGILTESCQHDAFGCGREQYCANLKLVPPISTFLHHCESMWMKVLVQLERNCRIWPGNSSSSLLSCKGRSHGRTLRRIFQSEDIGVSLLGSLKISPSSGRLQLVDAMGSIDVIVPDLPSGWKSNGIYEVGNYSLIMEGTPDLVDYLGLPRNESFSCRHIFHCTSWTRKINLTLYIYFRLSNAIWKKHPSNPFLGWNYDHKELQGRRFHLIWVTHKYPVLQKFQGELLISDNSTMFAEAIILPWDLFLPGKDGTRLPVKVSGDRPDEPLVNCSIENYQEHPPNKKCKIDQASSETLASDMMNDCNNGCCELRTCSSLSKGSTDGKCGNLNSLLEIPCSITVRHGNIYSSFGSGKLCCTKCKTDTGACFKPSTEKVLLEFNTENFIKYQSLQIGSYYIINHHPEESLCSIRNHNYISGVKIFISSKIHLWSLFFSSDEVIRNNRSSSDASQGDSSSSSRESLRRFQVEPLLRVTDKSPESCSDVFLYLAANAMWFFDIKLNARKGADTDPPTAPEETSNYSISSSSLSYGSLDYTVFPEGNLTSVHGDVVAIHGFDDNSADISLSCNRLGDVLDMRFSQGKTSGSCIHVLVDNQVVTIFGSLSKYALPVGFGPDVNATFHRILKFRGTNKLMLTPVSFIVLNSIRVTNELFTEKCSDIQSSNISSASSLDNVSSGIISELIQHADGKPLQFNCRVAAVHVVVLEKNRKYYDLPSEVEYRPDFVDIPLVGLVLDDGSSTCCCWANAERAATLLRLHEELPERAFESSGCTFKWVGIEKSCWKNTVYHLERILSKHDSITVRNYGSVVESSHQDLRVSVHSDNALSSSDENLLKFILFNACFGTLWTVVANVMDPNAVKQLEKEHLMQMEMTVLPIQNIWAKEVRYVNNLTEARNIMRELLDR; encoded by the exons ATGGAAGAAACTGTTAACCAACTCACAATCTCAGAGCTAATCCGTCGTGGCCAGCCCCTCACCGCCACTGCTACTCTCAATTCCTCGCCTAGCTTTCCTATCCCTTCTTCattctcaaaatcaaaaacgcCACCACCTCCTCCTGATACCACCATAAACTCAAACCCTAGGCTTAGTAAAATCCTCTCTCCTTTGACTCACCCCGCGGTCCTCGTCGGATCCCTAACTCTACCAACGGAAACCCTAAAATGTACAAACAAAAATTGCTTTCAATTCTCCGATGGTTCGTCCACTATCTGCTGCGATATTCTCGATTTCAGTGTTCCTGTAATCGGGAAAAGAATTCACGTTCTCTCTTGGAACTTCATTCCTCTTAAACACTCTCCTGGCGGGTTTCTAGAGATTATCAAATGTAGTTTTCCAGATTCAACTAATAATATTGCACTCTCCCGCTGTTCAAGTGTAGATTCAATTCCTATAATTTCAGTTCCTTCTCCTAGTTCTAAGGAAGACAGACTGAAGGCTCGATATCGCCTTCATGGACCAATCGAATCAATAAGCCCTGTTTCAATTGTTCCATGCTCAGTTGGTGCTAACAAGTCGAAGAATCTTCGTGGTTTTATTGCACAAATTAGGGTCTGCGAGTGTAAATTATGTATCTCTAAAGAGCCTATCAAACCAGAACAACAAACTCATGTATTTACAAAACCTTcgtttgtatatttttttggttCTTCTATGAGTTGGCATCCTGTGATTACTAAGCTTGTAAGAAAAGTTGTGACACTATCAGGTTTAAAAAAGAAGTTGGTTTTTATAGGCAAAGAGGAGTCTCAATTAATGTTTGTAATTACAGAGAATTCTGTGATCCATTTGCCTAGGGTAGCTAAGAATTGGTCACCATTTCTGAGAAATGTTGTGCTGGGGAAAGGGGAATGTGGTGATTATAAGGGTGCTGTTAGTGTTGTATACATGCAAGGAATGGTCGTTGAGCTGGATAAAGAAGTTTGGCTTTTATTAACCGATCAGCTACTTGCTGTACCACATAGTCTTAGAGTGGGCGCTATT GTCACTTTGAGGAATGTACATTTTGTTAATCCAAAATTCTCTTGGACAAAAATGCTCATACTTGGGGCTTGCTTGAAGACCAGCATTACTGTAGATTCATTCTCTCCACTGGAAACTGG GTGTCATATGATTTCACATTCACAAAGCCAGTTGGGGAAGTTTCTCGAGTCCTTGAATTTTTCTGCAAGAATGTG GACACTTCTTGTCATTTATTCTTTCCGGAAAAAGTTTGGCTCAATTTTATCAGAAAGAGACATTCTGGGATCTAAACAT AAGGAAGGACTGGCTCATATGTTTGCAAGCTCACATGTACCCCCAGCAATGATTCGAGTTCGG CATGGAATACTTACGGAATCATGCCAGCATGATGCATTTGGCTGTGGTCGGGAACAATATTGTGCTAACCTGAAATTG GTGCCACCTATCTCTACCTTTCTCCATCATTGTGAGTCCATGTGGATGAAAGTGCTGGTACAGCTGGAGAGAAACTGTCGCATCTGGCCTGGTAATTCTTCATCTAGTCTTCTCTCATGTAAAGGGAGATCTCATGGTCGAACATTGAGGAGGATATTCCAAAGTGAGGATATAGGTGTTTCTCTGCTTGGAAGTCTAAAG ATTTCTCCATCTTCTGGAAGGTTGCAGTTAGTTGATGCAATGGGCAGCATTGATGTTATAGTACCTGATCTTCCATCTGGTTGGAAGTCCAATGGCATCTATGAG GTTGGTAACTATAGTCTTATTATGGAAGGTACACCTGACCTTGTAGATTATTTGGGATTGCCAAGAAATGAGTCATTCTCCTGCAGGCATATCTTTCATTGCACCTCATGGACAAGAAAGATCAACTTGACACTCTATATCTATTTTCGCTTAAGCAACGCAATCTGGAAAAAACATCCTTCTAATCCCTTTTTGGGCTGGAATTACGATCACAAGGAACTTCAAGGTCGAAGATTTCATCTGATCTGGGTAACTCACAAATATCCTGTTCTACAAAAG TTTCAAGGGGAACTATTGATATCCGACAACTCTACTATGTTTGCTGAGGCCATTATCTTGCCTTGGGATCTCTTCCTTCCTGGGAAAGATGGAACTAGACTTCCAGTTAAGGTTTCAGGGGATCGGCCTGATGAGCCATTGGTAAATTGCTCTATTGAAAATTACCAGGAACATCCCCCCAATAAGAAATGTAAAATTGATCAAGCATCAAGCGAGACACTTGCTTCAGATATGATGAATGATTGCAATAATGGTTGCTGTGAATTGAGAACTTGCTCTAGTCTTTCCAAGGGATCCACTGATGGGAAATGTGGAAACTTGAATTCTTTGCTTGAAATTCCATGCTCGATCACTGTTAGACATGGTAATATTTATAGCTCTTTTGGTTCAGGGAAACTGTGCTGCACAAAGTGCAAGACAGATACTGGTGCTTGCTTTAAACCGAGTACAGAGAAGGTGTTGCTAGAATTCAACACTGAAAATTTTATCAAGTATCAG TCGTTGCAGATTGGCAGTTATTACATCATAAATCACCATCCTGAAGAATCTCTCTGTAGTATTAGGAACCATAATTACATTAGTGGTGTTAAGATTTTTATCTCATCCAAAATACATTTGTGGAgccttttcttctcttctgaTGAGGTAATCAGAAATAATAGATCATCAAGTGATGCTTCTCAGGGTGATTCTTCTTCAAGCAGTAGAGAATCTCTGAGAAGATTTCAAGTTGAACCACTCCTCAGAGTCACTGACAAGTCTCCAGAATCTTGTTCAgatgtttttctttatcttgCTGCAAATGCAATGTGGTTTTTTGACATTAAGCTTAATGCAAGAAAAGGAGCAGATACTGATCCACCTACGGCACCAGAGGAGACCTCTAACTATTCAATATCTTCATCTAGTTTATCTTATGGATCTCTTGATTATACTGTGTTTCCTGAGGGAAATTTAACATCTGTGCATGGAGATGTGGTTGCCATTCATGGCTTTGATGATAATTCTGCTGATATTAGTTTAAGCTGCAACAGACTAGGTGATGTTCTTGACATGAGATTTTCTCAGGGGAAAACAAGCGGCTCTTGTATTCATGTTTTGGTGGATAATCAAGTG GTGACTATTTTTGGTTCACTTAGTAAATATGCACTTCCTGTTGGATTTGGACCTGATGTAAATGCTACGTTCCATCGAATTCTTAAATTCAG GGGGACAAATAAATTGATGTTGACACCTGTATCATTTATTGTTTTGAACTCCATAAGGGTTACAAATGAACTTTTTACTGAAAAATGTTCTGATATCCAATCTAGTAATATATCATCTGCTTCCTCTTTGGACAACGTTTCTTCTGGTATAATTTCTGAATTGATTCAGCATGCAGATGGCAAGCCTCTCCAGTTTAATTGCAGG GTTGCCGCCGTCCATGTTGTGGTTCTGGAGAAGAATAGGAAATATTATGATTTGCCTTCAGAAGTAGAGTACAGGCCAGACTTTGTTGACATTCCACTTGTAGGTCTTGTGTTGG aTGATGGATCATCCACATGTTGTTGCTGGGCCAATGCTGAAAGAGCAGCAACCTTGCTAAGGCTGCATGAAGAACTTCCAGAGAGAGCTTTTGAGAGCAGCGGATGCACATTTAAGTGGGTGGGAATAGAGAAAAGTTGCTGGAAAAACACTGTATATCATCTTGAAAGAATACTAAGTAAGCACGACAGTATTACTGTTAGAAACTATGGATCAGTGGTAGAGTCTTCTCATCAAGATCTTAGAGTCTCCGTTCATTCAGATAATGCCCTCAGCAGCTCAGATGAGAATCTCCTCAAGTTCATACTCTTTAATGCTTGTTTTGGGACATTGTGG